In the Pelmatolapia mariae isolate MD_Pm_ZW linkage group LG10_11, Pm_UMD_F_2, whole genome shotgun sequence genome, CAATGTTACACCATTTATTTATTGCTaaaatcatttctttttattgtatACAACTAAAAGGTGGTGTAGGGTGCAAACACACGACTGACCTGTGGAAGGAGAGCCACTTGACGTTTTCACACAGCACCAGGCCGGACGTCATGAGGAGCTCAGCAAAGTAGAGCGTGTCGATCCCCTCCTCTTCGTGTTTTTTAAACTGGAGGCCAGAGTTCTGAAGCAGGTCTATGGAGTCCTGCGAGTACATGTCTTCTCTGGAAGGAGAACcggagaaaaacacatttagacAGTAAATccacactgtttaaaaaaaaagcttcaggcTTTGAAATGTGCCTTTTTAAACGGCCAGCAGGTGGCGAATCCCGCAGCTGCAAAAAGACCTGCGGTTGTATAGACATCTacgggaaaaaaaacaaccctttgGCTCTTTTGATCTCATCAGGAAGTCACAGAGCAAATTGTCAGTTACTATTTCAAAACTTACTAAATATGACATAATGCTCATTTTGTATTGTCAAAGAGGGCAGCAAAGCAGGGTATGTCTGAAACTGTCAGCGTGCAGTTTGACCCTTAACTACAGGACTTTAACCAGAAGGTGCTGTAAAAGCCagctgtgtccatcttttacatacagtctatgAGTGCAacaatgaatttacaattgctcTAACATGATTTCAACTTAGTTCCAAAGACATGTAGACATATGGTGGAGATAAAGTTATATAATGCAGCAGGTGATTAAGTCAGCCCTTTTTCTCTACATTCAGTCACAGTCAGTACACTAAAACGTTCAGATGGCTGCAACACAATGAAAAGAACGAGGATTTAAAGAGAGTCCACTCACGTAAGGTTAAACTTGAAGTTAAACTGCCACGTTGTTGTGCCAGGGGGATAATCCCCTTCCTCATTCATGAACGTGAGCCCGAGCTGGATGATCTTCAGGAGGTCGACATTGCACCTCAGCAGCTGGTACTGGTAATCCACTGTGCTCCGAAACTCTCCAATCGGTCTGACAACAACTCCGGGGAACTCTGTGTCCTGGTGAACAATATCAACAagtgtttgtttacagtttttcttcAGTCAGAAATCTGTCATTACTCACTGAAATAAGAGCCTGACAGCAGTGAAAGCTAAGGAAATGAGTAGTCATGAGTCCTTTAAGGACATTTAGGTAAATTTTACgattaaatatgaaaataatatttGAGATCAactgtcccccccccccacagaaaacatcaataaacggatattttaaaaataaataaatgggagcaggaaaaaaagataCCAATAGGGCAGGTATCTAGCGCAGAGACATAAATGTCATTTGTAAAACCACATCTACTAAATTAAAAAAGACTATATCACAAAATTCACCTCAAAGTCAACTGTGTAAAAACATTGGACAAAGAAATTAGGCCATCACTCCAGAGACTCACCATTGCAATGTAATTGTAGCTTTGAATAATCTGCCGAATCTTCCTCATTTCGTCCTCAACATTGCTCGCCCAGACCTCACAGATTATCTGACTGGAATCTGTAAGTGCGGCTGGCATGTTGGCAGGTCAGGTGAATAAAGCCCAACAAAAGCACTCGTTACCGAGGCGACGGGCGGCAGTACAccgaaaaaggaaaaaaataaaaataaaaaataaaaaaaacacaactctgGGGGAAGATTAAAAGAAAACTGGTATCAGAAGAGAAGGCAAATTAATGCTTGTAACACGAgaaaagaacacacacatatgggaaaacttttcattttcacattaaTAGAGAGGTTTGTAGTCAAGTCACTTAATTATCTGTATTCTGGTAAATTTTATTCATCAATTTGTACATCAGTTCATGA is a window encoding:
- the cnot8 gene encoding CCR4-NOT transcription complex subunit 8, which produces MPAALTDSSQIICEVWASNVEDEMRKIRQIIQSYNYIAMDTEFPGVVVRPIGEFRSTVDYQYQLLRCNVDLLKIIQLGLTFMNEEGDYPPGTTTWQFNFKFNLTEDMYSQDSIDLLQNSGLQFKKHEEEGIDTLYFAELLMTSGLVLCENVKWLSFHSGYDFGYLVKLLTDARLPEEEHDFFQILNLFFPAIYDVKYLMKSCKNLKGGLQEVADQLELKRIGRQHQAGSDSLLTGMAFFRMKELFFEDNIDDAKYCGRLYGLGSGSTQPQNAISSSGQEETNNKH